The genomic window AGATGTCttccttttcaagttttttatttctgaGCATTTAAATCTAAGAACAGTAGTTGTGACTGGATTAGTAGGCCATGGTAACGTGTGGTAGATGTATTACTTAAGCTGCTCAAAGAAAACTATGGCAACCTTGAAGCACAAAGGCACGAATTTGCATTTTATGCAAaaattcaggttttatttttccttactctTACAATGGTGAGAGCTGATAATCAGGAACTTATACGCAAACAAGAACTTTTGTTTTCTACCTCTTAGCTGAACAAAAATACACACAATGTGGCATTATCATTAGGCAAGACTTGCTGTTTTACATTTCACACAAGAATACGATATTATCCTTTTTTTGAACAAAATGCCCAGATTACTAAGGAAACCATCTTTGGAGGAAGTGTTtaataagcatattttatttaaataaatcttccaGGAGGAAATGGGCAAATTCACTGCCTTTACTTAGAAGAAGGCTGTGTAAGTAGTTATTTGTCAAATTTATCTGTGCAGCTCACCAACATTTCCTCCTTGGAAACATCATTATTTCCACATCACAGTTCCCAAAATGACTTTAAAGTCTTAAAATTCTGTGTCTCCTTTGGCTTGCTTCTCTCTTGATTCCACCCAGGCTTTATTAATGGTTCGCTTCATATCATCATCTCCATCTTCATAAATTTTCTTTAGAACATTCATTAATCCCTCACTAGGATCTGTTTCAGTGTCATAGGAGGGctttctgtgaaaaagaaaacacaatcagTAATGGAGACAGATCTATCTCTAAATGATCCCATTTACTGATATGGTCCTCCATATCATCTGTGCCTCTAGTTCAACCAGTGTCCAAGCAGGGCCAAGTAACTTCATATTCCTCATGTTTGTGATCTGGTACTGAATGAGGTAACTGGGCACTGAGGATACAAGAGAAAGACATAGTCCTGTACTCCTTAATTTGTTCtacatttaaaatcaaataagataCAGATAGTTCCTAACTCTACCAACCAAGTATACGGGGCTACAGGGGAGgagtgagaggaaggaggaaggctaAAAGACTCAATGTAGGACATTGCCAGTGCAGGACATTTCAAGCAGAGGAACAATTTGACCTAGAATGGAAgtatctttaaataaactttttagaaTAGCCATTAAGTAGGATAAAAATACTCTCTTGCACTCTACACCAGTGAGTGAAACTAACTACATATGAGGAACTTCTGTGGAATTCATAAAGTTGATCTAGGTATCTGGGCCTCTCTTGGAACGAATGAGATGGAATCTCTGGGAACGGACACAGAATCTATAGAGCAGCAGGACGGGTGGGACACCCATGTGACTCAGGGGGTtaggcacccaactcttggttttggtttcagctcaggtcaccatctcagggtggagatggagccccatgtcaggctccgtgctgggtatggaacctgcttgggattcttctctcctgctctgccacctcccctgcacatgctcacttgctctcacATGCTCACAAATGCGCCACTGGCCAGAGTTAAGAACCAAtgcaagaggggtgcctggggggctcagtgggttaaagcctctgccttcagctcaggtcatgatctcagggtcctgggatccagccccgcatcgggctctctgctcagcggggagcctgcctcccttcctctctgcctacttgtgatctctgtcaaataaactgaggagaggaaaaaaaaaaccaatgcaAGAAAGCCAACCAAAACTAAAGCCCTCCATAAAAAGCAACTTGCTGGATCTATGCCCTCTTTAAAAACACTGGACATTGAGGTGTCAATGACCAAACTACTAGCCAGCTCTTATTCATAACAGCAAAGTATTAGCAGTCTACAATCCCagcaaagaatatatttaaattcttaaagaaatcaaagtaaactcactctttctctttgcattctttttcaaCCTGAGTCAGGTAGTCCCACCGtgtgttttctgctttctttctacaTAAGATAAGAACAGTATCTGTCTTGACCTGGAAGAAGAGCAGAGTAAGTACAACTTAGAACACACGGAGGTAAATAAGCATGATTATATGGAAAACATTTACTCAGTCAAGTTACTATTATGTGTAGGACCTGTCTTGGGTTGTAGTAGTACATTTACAAATAGGactcatgaaagagaaagagcataaacaagtaaaattcaaatatattgaAGATAAAAAGGGGTTAATGGGGTTTGGAAGAAGAACTTTATTAGGAAAGGCCTCTGAGGTGAAACCTGAGCTGTGGCCCAAGATCCAGAAGGGCACAGCAAGGAGTAAGGCTATCAAAggctataaaatgggataattttggtgtctaattaaaaaaaaagtggtggggggggggggggcgcctgggtggctcagtgggttaagccgctgccttcagctcaggtcatgatctcagggtcctgggatcaagccccgagtcgggctctctgctcagcagggagcctgcttcctcctctctctctgcctgcctctctgcctgcttgtgatctctctctgtcaaataagtaaataaaatctttaaaaaaaattaaaaaaaaataataaaaagtggtGGGAATTTGGTGACTGAAGGAAGAGAATAATACAGTAAGAGTGATCAGAGACaggcacaaataaaaataatatacaacTCTTTCAACAATGATCCATATAATTCCTAGGATTCTTTTGAGTATTTGTTCAACTCTGGGATTGATGGATAAAGGAGGAGCAGTGAGACACAAGCTAATTCATGTTACATTCCAATACTGCCTTTAAACTGCTACGGAACAATGTAAACACAGATGGCAGAATGGTACAACGGCACATCTATGCATAGATGCATTAAACCTCACTGAAGTAGAAAGGAGATTATCTGAGTTAGTGAAAAGTGTGAACGGTAGtttaaaaagccatttatttttataggttttaCTACTTCTACTTAGGCTAAGTGCTTAATTAAATCCCTTTATGTTATCAAAAATTCAGATAGTTTTCTGAGAACAGCTACCATTAATTTAAGTACTTTATACATATTCCCTTTCAGTATATAATTTCAACTTTGTAAAATTAACTATTTCCAttgtacaaatgaggaaactgaggctcagaatgctTAAGTGAGCTGCTAAAAAGTCACAACTAGTAAGTGACAAAAATGACATGAAAACTCAAGTCTCTTAACCAATTTTGAAAGTTTATTCCCTTCTTGATTCTAAtgcaatatttttataataatctatTCTTCTAAAGACAGGAGTTGAAATAGAGCCAGACAGTTATTTTAGGTTTCTCTCACACAGCTACTTAATTCTGGCATTACAGCGCAATCAAAGGCAAAGACAACACAAAAAATGAGCCCTGGCATTGTTCCAGTAATACAGCCATCAGACTACAGTTTGCTGATCCCTGTTACAGAGGATAAATTCTAGTTCCTCTCAATTCTAAATCAACCAGGTTCAACTTAATGAAGTTTCACAACATAATgacaaaaaaaagcaaacttacTTTTTTTGAACTGCCTTCCACAGAGATGGGTTTTAAAAGATTGTTCACAATCATGGAGTAACTCTTCCCATTTAGATTCTTTACCAAAAGATCAAATGACCTATAATACAATAGTGAATACATTATCCCTGGCTCTATAAGACATGCTCTATAACTCTTGTGGAAAAAAGCCACAAGTTTTATTTTAGGATGTTCAATTGGCCATCCCTGGTGGTAAGATTAGGCTCTTCAAAGCAGGTGTAAAGAAGAACTCTAAATTTAAGCAGTTTTAGAAACTGCAAAGAAAAGAACCAGTAATAAAGCAACCTCTAACTTGGTGATCACTATTTCTCATCGCGAGAACTCACCTCTCTGTGAAGTGCACCTGCACGTTCTCAGTGGGGACTTGATGAACTCCAGTTAAGGTAATGTAGATTTTCACGAACTTATCTGACTGATCCCATCCTAGTAACAAAAAAGGGACATGAATAAAGTCTCATACTATCTCTAGAACAGCAAATGCATATTGCTCCTGAACCTGGAGACAGCTAAATTCTAGTAATAGAAacatgggaaaaattaaaatacaagcaACTTTCTAGATGGAGAAATTGAGCTTCAGAGCAGTTATATAATCTATCCAAAGTTAGGTATCTAGCTTGTGGTAGAACTTCAATTCAAACCCAGGTTTCCTGAAAACAAAGCCTGTGGTTTTTTTATTCCTAAGAATAAGGAATATGATCATTACACATTAAGAGTAGCTCATTTTACTAACACgacacaaaaagaaactcaaaatggatgaaagaccaatatgtgagacttgaaaccacaaattcctagaaagacaacACAGACAATTAACGTCTCTGgcattggccacagcaacatctttctaggtgtggctcctgaggcaaggaaaacaaaagcagtacTAAAACTAAAAGTTTCTGCATAAAAAAGGATCATCaggggcgtgcctgggtggcttagtccttaagcatctgcctttgggtcaggtcatggtcccaaggtcctgggatgaagccctgcgtccggctccctgctcacccagaagcctgcttctctctcccactccccctacttgtgtttcctctctgtcaaataaaatctttaaaaaaaaaaaaaaaatcaataaaacgaaaaggcaacccactgaatggaagatatttgcaaatgatctgaTAAGGTGTTAATATGCAAAGTACAGAAAGAACTtgcatacaactcaacagcaaaaccCCCAAACAATCCGATTAAAaaaggcagaggacctgaacaaacatttccccaaagacgACAGACAggtagccaacagacacatcaagatactcaacatcactaatcatcagggaaataccaaccaaaactacaatgagatgtcaccttacttgtcagaatggctagaattaaaaaacaacaaaatccccaaaatatgaaataacaaaCGTGGTTATGgatggatatggagaaaaggaagccgtgcacactgttggtggcaatgtaaaCTGCAAcagccagtgtggaaaacaggatggaggctGCTCAGAAAATTCGAAACAGAAATACCATTATCatttagtaattccactactgggttaTTTACTCGTGCAAAACGAAAACATAACTTTAAAAGGTACATatatccctatgtttactgcagcattatttttaagagCCAAAGagggaagcaacctaagtgtccctgaatgggtaaagatgtagtatatatgaCAACGGAATTattcctcagccataaaaaagaaaaggacatctTAACATCCACAACAGcagggatggacctagagagtattaatgctaagtgaagtcaaataccgtatgatttcacttgtatgctgaatctaaaaaaaacaagcaaaagcagaaacagacccataaatactgagaacaaacCCATGGTTGCTGGGGTGAAGGGGAAGATCTAGGCACAGcggtaaaggggagtgggaggtacaggtttctggttatggaatgaataaactGGGGAGAATAAAAGGTACAGTGTAAGGAACATAGAGATGATACTGTAATGGCGTTGCACAGTGACACTTGCGGTGAGCACAGCCTACCAGAGATGCTGGatcactgtgctgtacacctgaaatgaatgtcTCATTGTGGGTCTAACgaaggaacagaaggcaagctgaggacaactCAGAAGCTGACACCGGGCAACACCCCCCCGTGGGATATATGTGACCTTCCTCAGGTATTCttggctgccctaaaagaaaaatagttaacgtgtagagatcacaatcctgcaagaccggagtctccctcagtttacaaatatcctagtgatttacaaggaagaacCTCTCTTACCAACAGCCTAACTTCCAAAGACCCGCAACTCAGTTCCAGAAGCCCTAACATCATCTCCCCGCTCCCTAaaattgagggaggctgaggcagaggaaaatgtaaataaagttaaatttcttctaaacctaaagctcaCCGATAAGGACGTGTGACAGCAGGCGTGTGACATTACTCCAGAAATCTCCCAACTATTTTTACTGTTAATGCCTTACTAAATGGAAAACCACTTTAACTTGATAATGGCAAGGCCtttggtatcttgtaggtcctctttagcacaGGAAAGTTCTTTCAaaccctccctttttccttacctccccaacTCCACAGTATATACCAGCCACCCCTCACAAGCCCAGGGccacagctctttctgcccacgggtcctgtccctgtgctttaataaaacaccattttgcaccaaagatgtctcaagaattctttcatGTAGTCGGCTCCAGATTCCACCCCgctgaacctcacttatattctaaaacttcatcaggtcaactatactcaaaaaaattaagagcagctcattttctttttgtgaaaattttGTAGAATTCTCTACTAAAGTAAATGTATTCTCTGCTAAAGAGAATTCTCTATTAAAGTagatgtaggggtgcctgggtggctcagtgagttaagcagctgccttgggctcaggtcatgatcctagagtgctgggatcgagttccgcattgggctccctgctcagcagagagcctgcttctccctctccctgccgctctgcctacttgtgctatctctatcaaataaataaaatctttaataataattttttaaaaagtagatgtaTACTGTAGAATTCTCTACTAAACTGGATGTCTAAACATTCTCTAATATCATAATCGTTTCTACTTCTCTTAAACAGTTCGAAGGCAATCACTGCTTTCTCAATTCCCTTCACTGACATAGTAAAATATGGTCCAAATCATCCAAATCTAATCTGATGAACCTAGATGAATTCTGTCAACTAAAAACATACAAACTTCAcataaagtgaataaaaatgtttatgtatttgttgTAAAAATAGGCTCTCTATATATCCCTGACCATTCCTTAAGTTCCAGAGTGCTACAGAACAGAAACATAGTGTTAATCCAAAAAGACATTCTAGAGGGTTCAGCAGACCTTCatctaatttcttcccattcattgAGTTCATCTTCCACATTGAGAACAGTTTCTCCCTTAACACAAATCACGGTTGCTGGGTATATGCCATAATCCTACAAGCTCAGACCAGCTTCCTGTAATCAAGTAAATACACAGCATAGCTCCTTACGGAGCCTTATACtacatctcttttttaaaagattttgttaaatGAGGGAAAGTGCACGTGCGCGCACAAGATGGGgtagggtcagagagagaagcagacctcccaactctgggatcatgatctgagctgaagggagtcacttaaccaactaagccacccaggtgcccactataCTACATGTCTTAAACACAACACACACTGCTTTTCCTTATGACAACAGGGAAAACACAAGCTGCTTCTCATGGCTCTAAGCATGTTCTCTGCTCACACaatccccttccttttcttatacTCGCCAAACTCACCCTTCAGACTTAAATGTGTTAAGTCTCCATTTCATTCTTCAGTCTTCCATTTCAGTTTTCCATTACATCAGCTATATTCCCACAAAACTTCACAAACCTCTTCACTTTGTTCAAGCAAGTATTAAGTAATTACTATGTGCTAGATActgagagcagaaaaaaaaatgactgtccCTCCCCTTAAGAGAGCTCATCAGATTCAAGCTGCACTGTTCCAAAATTATCTACTGAGAGAAAATGGTATCATTACATGTAATAGTATTAGCtgtatgtctgtgtcctaatcacACCATGAGCAAGGACTGGGTCTTGGTCACTACTGTATATCCACAAGCCCAAGCACAACAGTGGCACAGATTGGGCACTCAAAAATGTTTCTCGAATTTGCCTAGATTCCTTTCCATAGATAATACTGGTGGTTGTCTGGCAAAGTAAAAtccaaaacagaattaaaataaagagcTGTGTTCCTTATATGTTCAACAGTATTTCAGAATAGGTTCATTCTTGTTGCTACTCACACAGAATCATCTTGCTCTTGTTGACAGCCTTTAAAtctattctttgctttttcatctCTTCCAAAGCATCTTAATAAAGTAACAACAGGTCTTCTCTTTCAAACTACCAAAATCAAACACTGAGACTATTTTAGTGTTAGTGGGTCACTACTCAAGAATAAGTTGCTGGGAGGCAAAAAGAGCTGGATGTAGGATAGGGAGTCATACCGTAATTACTGATTTTCACTGTATATCCTGTTGTAATGGGAGCAACCACAGCAGCTGGCTTTTCATTGTCAAGAagttctgcttttctctgtgatttctgCTGCATCTTGTTCTTGATCTCTGTCTCAATCTTGGATTTTTCAGCTGTAAGGGCATCACGTACTCTTTTTCTAGAGGTCTTTTCCAGCAACACCTTTACCTCTTCTAGATCTTTCTGTAGCTGTGTTAAAACAGAAGATAAGTTAgttatgataaataaaataacagctgGATATTGTGCCCATTGGTCATTCGGTTTACCGAAGAGCTAAGAATtaagaaattcatttaaattttctaggGTTGGATTGCAACCTGAGATTCTTTTCTCCAGCCTACGGAACTGTAAATAACTGAagcttcctaattttttttaaaggaaaacttataGTAACGTAATTAATCAAACTTAAATTTTCCAGTTTGGTAGTTGTTATATGCCTGTTTTAGAACATGTTATTTACAAGATCCTGTTGTGATTCATAAAGTTCAATGaaggaatctcaaaaaaaatttatagatttCCTTATGACATCTGTTCATAGTCATCAGGtattaggaattttaaaaatcttaaaataaaaccgATGAGCAACTATACAATGAACAAGGTGAAATGCTACAGCAACTTTACAGAGGTAGTCTACTTTCTATGGTGGTTCCTCACTGGTTCCTACCCCAAATACTACAAATAAAAAAGCTTgcgctttttaaaagatttaaaaaaacagaaacatatttctgcttttaagaaaaagccTTGTTCTGAATCTCCAGGTTAACACTGCACTCAAAAGTCTAGCTCTTAGTTGCCCTGTAGAGGAGTAAAACCTAGACAAACAACCCAAACTGCGGCACAGTCCtggattactgaaaaaaaaaacccacctgttcttttctcctcttgCCAATATATTGCCCACCAGTGTCTATTTCTACTTGCTAGAGAGATGGCCAACATTTTATTAAGTTCAAGAGTTAAAGACACTATGAGATAATCAGCTTAAAAATCTTTTCTCCATTATCCTCTGACATACTGCAAATACATAAGATCCTTACAAACAAgggtttcatttttcaaaaataactttacATTCTGGCTTGGTAATAGTAATATGACATTATACACTGTAGCCTCAGAGCATATAAAAAACCTCAATATAAAAATCTTCACAAGTTTGATAACTCAGTATAATGTCCAAGTAGAATTCTGAAGTCTTTGTTTTGTAAGTCTTACAAAATGTAGTAACAGAAAAACAATCACTTTTCACCCTAAGtctttcattatctcatttaactctgatgctcttatttcacttaccagTAACTATGAGGATAGTAAATACAAAGTCCAACTGTGGCAGTCTCCTGTCTTATCTACTCCCCTAACCCCCCAAAACTCATATtgctaaaacaaaaaatcctgCAATTTCATCCTCTGAGAACAGAACCAAGATGCTTTCATTCAACGCAGTATCTTATCGTGATCTAAAAATTCACACTGATTTTACTATCAATAtgataaaaatcttgaaatataaAATCGGTATATTTGTTCCTGAATAAGGATTCAGttaacacaacaacaacaaaacagaaaatatatcaaGTCTTAACATGTTATATTTCTTGACTGGCAAGGAATCCTTTCTCTAGCAGGCTTCTGAAACTCTTGAGAATTAAGCAAGGGATCCTCAGGCCCTCTTTCCAGGCAGTTTTGAAAAGGAAGGGAGTCACTGTAAGTCTGAAGCAACCTCCCAATAGGCCTGTTTTTAATCCCACAGTTCTGTTATTTGCAGACTTGAAACCACTAAAATCTATCCCTTTGGAACTTTTCCGGCACACAGGATTTCTTATCTAATTTACCTTAgcattcatttgttttccttatgcAAAATCTCAATCCCTTTTATCCCCACCCATTAACACATGCAAGCTTTATCTTACCTATTTCTGAGTTCACCAGGAAGCATTAAAACCAAAGTGCTCAAAAtaagcaaaggacttgaacacaGCCatcaagcacaagaaaagatgctcaacatccttaGTCATTTAGGAAACGCACATCAAAATCACAACAGAatgccacttcacacccactaaaaCATCCGCAAAACCACCCCCTAAAATAACACGTGTTAAGAGGGTGGGCCTATACTGGTACCCAacttgtgggaatgtaaactggtgcagccactttgaaaagaGTTCCCATGCTCCTTCAAGTCCACTCGTGGGTACACACCTCACAGAACTGAAAATACATGTCCACATAAGAAGTGGTACACAGTATTCACAGCAGTACAGTTCCCAATAGCCAAAAATCGATCGTCCAAATGTCCCGTCAACTGataaggagaaacaaaatgtggcacatccatataatggaacattatttgGACACAAAAAGGAACACATGCCACACGGTGGGTGAACTAGAGattctgttaagtgaaaaaagccaagaGCAAAATGCCATATTctgtaagattccatttatatgaaatgtccagaattggcaaatccatagagacaaagTAATTAGTGGCAGCCTCAGGGAGGGGAAGTAGAAGAGACTGCTCAACAGACACTTAATAGGTTTCTTTGGGGACAGAATGATAAAAATGTCGAATTATACAGTAGTGATAGTGATGCAACACTGAATGTactaaaaatacactttaaaaatggttaaacaatgtattttatatcaaagaaaaacaaaccctgaaGTGTCCCTAAGCGcgtatttttttaagtacctcAACTGAGAAAAATCCCGTATGTTGAAGAGGTTTAATAACTGAGCTGTCCACGTGTGTTACTGTAAAGTCACTGCAGAGACCGTTTCCTCAGGGCACATGGAAACCAAGGCATATTTCTGTAACACGTTAACATAAACCTGGGGCAAGGTATCCagtataacacacacacacacttccttcaTTTAAAGATGTTTAGACTTCCAAATCAAATTTGAGATTTCTCAGACTTGTTCATATTGagaaaaacatttccagaaaACAAATCTATTAATAATCAGCGCTTTCCTGTGAATTATAGTATCATGTAGTGACATCCTACTGAGGCCAGGAAAGAGCAAAtcaaatattattattcccatttgggAACTGTTCAAGCTAATAAGCCTTCAAAAAAGTTAAGCCGCCCCGTTCAGAGTTCACAGAGCTTAAGAGAGAAAAAGGCTATTTCCCACCGATAGTTACAACTTTCCaacttattgatttttaaaacgcATACAGCACATTGCTGCTTGACACGCACTCTTTTCAACACTTAGGACTATTTGCTGGTCTAACTCTCTGAAATGGACGCTGCTGTGGCACAGAGAAGCGCAACAACTGGCCCAAAGTAACCCGGCTACTCATATGCGTTGAAAAAACAGCTCTAGAAGTCAAGTGCTGGGGGCAGACTTCTCACCCGACCCTCGGTTTCTGCAATCAGCCTGAAGGAACCTTCACGTCCCCGGCTCGTTTTGCGCGAGCGGACGGAGCCTGAGGAAAACGTGAAGGTTTTCCAAGGACCACCGCCAAGGGCCACCGCAGGCACTACCTGCAGCCGGGGACCGCGACACAGCCCGGATCACCCTGCCCGCGGGCACAAATCGCCCGCAAGGCCGGGGCTGAGCGGCGGGTGTCCATCGGCAACTTTCCCTGGGCCACAGAGGCCGGAAGCCGGCAGAGGCCGCTGCAGGTGGGCGGCCGAGGCGAAGCTCGGGGACCCGGCGACACCGGACGGAGGGAGCCTGGAAGGCGGCCGCCGGGCACCTCAGCTCGGGAAACAGGGCcgagggcggggggcgggggggggggggggagcgagTTCCGGGCAACAGCGCTCGACGCACCGCGCGGTCGAGTGAGGAAGATGAAGCCGTACCCTTACCTCTTCCAAAGCTGAAGCCATGGTCGGGCTGATCAAGCAAGGCCCGAGCTGCAGACGGGCAGGGGAGAGAACAGGAAACACCACACCGAACGCGCTTTCCCGGACGCCGGCCCCACCCGGACGAGTCGCAGTACCCCAAAGCCTGCGCGCACACCCGACCCGGCGCGAGACCCGGCCCGCCTCCCGCACGCGGCGCCTCTGGAACCTTCGCGAGGCCGTCGCCGCCGCACCGCCCCCAACCCTGCGCGCGCGCGCCGCCCGCC from Lutra lutra chromosome 15, mLutLut1.2, whole genome shotgun sequence includes these protein-coding regions:
- the CACYBP gene encoding calcyclin-binding protein, with protein sequence MASALEELQKDLEEVKVLLEKTSRKRVRDALTAEKSKIETEIKNKMQQKSQRKAELLDNEKPAAVVAPITTGYTVKISNYGWDQSDKFVKIYITLTGVHQVPTENVQVHFTERSFDLLVKNLNGKSYSMIVNNLLKPISVEGSSKKVKTDTVLILCRKKAENTRWDYLTQVEKECKEKEKPSYDTETDPSEGLMNVLKKIYEDGDDDMKRTINKAWVESREKQAKGDTEF